The Suricata suricatta isolate VVHF042 chromosome 16, meerkat_22Aug2017_6uvM2_HiC, whole genome shotgun sequence genome contains the following window.
GTTTTGGTGCAAAAGGCAGCTTTggaaaaagcatgtgactcctggACAGGAAGACCTACACTGTCATTTTGAGAGGacactgattatatacttttcatTTGGGGAGTACACACGAAGATTCTTAAGGGATTTTCATATGGTAAGGAAAACAGAATCTAGCAAGCCTGGCTATTGTCATGGTGAAGAGACTCTTAACTCCTACCAAAGCATTAAGTTAAGGCGCTTTGGAATTCCTAGAGGAATGTCATTGTCTGCCAGTCTGAAGTGTTGACCAAAGTGCTGCAAACTGAGGGAacattaattttatctacatttcttttgcttttacgTTCCTCACCAAAAACTAGAAGCGAGACAATATCAAAAGTTTCCAGTTTCTGCACAGCATTTAGGTAATTCTCCTAAAAGTCTTACAAATGATGAGAGGCCAAATATGAACTTGATACTAGGGGAGAAATCTGGCAAAGACACCAAGCCAAATACTAGAGGTTAACATGAGCTGTAAGGAAACACATTTATATCAGTACTTAAGGCACACAAAAACACCTGTTATTACTGGTATGTGCTTGTGGccccaaaagaaaacatcaaaatgtaATTCCAATTAGGAGGATAGATTTATAGAAAGTTACATCACANNNNNNNNNNNNNNNNNNNNNNNNNNNNNNNNNNNNNNNNNNNNNNNNNNNNNNNNNNNNNNNNNNNNNNNNNNNNNNNNNNNNNNNNNNNNNNNNNNNNTAAGTGTCGGACCTGGGAAGGGAACAAGAGTAGGAGAGACGCGAACTCGCaacttgtctttctctcaaaagtaaatgttaaaaaatattttttaatgggtatTTATAATTGTATGCTATTTTGGGGGAGAATTGGTTATGCTTTTCCTAATCGCTCTGAGGATTTCATCATTTCAACTGCATCAACTTACATTCTCTAACTATTGCTGTGGTGAAGATATACCAGTGTTCCACTGCACTGTcacctcttttttccttaaagatcAATTGGGAATTCATTTGTAATATTCAAgtagatttttacttttaatacagGGAAAAGAATGATGTTCTGAACACCTATTTCATGAGAACTTGCATCTGTGTTTTCACCAACAGCAGCATCTCcatgtacattttctttatatatggcCTTGGCCACCTCTGTCGAGTCATAAGGAGTCATCCAACAAGACAGTCAGGGCATCTAGCAATGTGATACTATAAGGAACCAGAGGCTTATGTTCGCTACAAGCACTTTTTTGCTCCTTTAAAATCTTGTAAGGAAGCGGCTCCCATGAGATCTCATCATCAAAGTCTCCATTAAAAACTACTGGGAAACACTGAACAAAATCGGTATCACCATCTCTTTTGGCCCCTCTAATGGCAGCCTGTCATCTATTTGAATTGGATAacgaaggaggaggaggtggtctgGAGGGCAGCTCCCGGAATTTAGCTATTTGTTTAAGTGAAGTTTCTTTAGCCTGTATGGGAAAAGCCCAACTGTTCTTGCTATAGTCATCAGTTGTTTCAGAATTGCTCTTACATTTTCGAGGGGCCTCTTTATCTTGTccctttttttctatgtttttgggAATATTATTTTTGGGAGGGACAGGAAAAGTTAAATCTTAATCGGCTTTAGCCAATTTACCTTTCTCTAACTGGGTCCCCAAAGCTTCCCATATGAGAGTACGTAGTGAATGGGCATCAACGGGAACTTTTCCTAGCCCCTTAAGCTTCAAATATTGCTTGATCTCATCTCCTACCTTGTTCCAAGTTTCTACATTAATAGGTCCTTCCTCTGGGAGCCATGGACATCTCTTttgtacaaaatgtaaaaaacacacAACTTGCTGGGGCGATATATTGACCCCCTTCTTTGAAAGCAAAGTACAAATAACATCGATAAAGAgtcttctttctttagactctttacAGCCCAGAGCTTCTCAAGTTCTGACCTATCCACCACTCTAACCCTGCCTATCTCTACAGGGGGGGCTGCAGCACCCTATGGTGGAGTCCTAAATGTCCTGAAACcccaaaggagaaagggaagggactgGCCTTCAGGTTCCTGTTCAGGTGCCACTAGCcggggtccagctccagcaggtccaggactcGCTGAaagatggacagtgttggcacaaaagagtgagagagcctcagcttctttctgctaaccaggcaggcatctctgcactgacccgagtttcagctttatttattgaaaaaaatgtatggaatatAAAACAGAAGCAGCAAGTACCTTGGACAGTAATTTTTGATAACACATTCTTTGGTATGTACCAATTTCCCAGAActtagattggtggaagactcatgcataacctttatcaataggtgactagatgcatatcccatgggaaaggaagggatctttagtattcaaatacaaggaaatgtggttttttttggcATAGCAAAAGCAAGACTTAgttcctttgtgagcagggatcaataggatgttttctccaggggaagaaaaacaggttttctctggaaatgtaatgtttgctcctataatcacaaaagaagaaactcctataacaagttttctcacaaggtacaattcacttatttttagcaTAGGAAAGCAAGTCACTCCTGAAATCAGTCAGCCAGGCCACTTGGGGGTCGGTGCTGAAGCAGAAATCGAGTGGGGGTTCAGTGGGTGTAAAGACTGATCTCCATCTGAGAGTGGGAGGTCTTGGAAACcagccttacttcagagatggctcccagcacaaTGTGAAGTGAGGGGTGAGCAGTCCATGAAACTTTTCTCACATTCCTTAAATTTGGAAGATTTGTTCCAATATGAATTCTGTGATAATGAGTAAAGGTTGAAGAGTGATTAAAGACCTTACTGCATTCTTTACGTTAGGGAGGTTTCCATCAGTATGAATTCTGGTATGTCAAGGAAGGTGTAAAGGACACTTAAAGATCTGGTCATATTGTAACCATTTGCAGATATTCAATCCAGTaagaattctgtgatgttgaaaACTGTGTGAATGTTGGATAAAGGCCTTGCCACGTTCTTTTCATTGGTGAGGTTTCTCTCCCATATGGATTCATTGGTATTTGGAAAGGCCTGATGGGTGAGTAAAGGACTTGCGACATTTGTTACACTGGTAAGTTTCTCTCCAGTACGGATTCGGTGATGTTTAGTAAGGTGTGAGGTttgggtaaaggccttgccagATTCTTGACATCAGTAAGGTTTCCCtacagtatggattctgtgatgttgtGTAAGGTAATAGCGGTGGgtaaaggccttcccacattctTGACGTTGGTAAGTTTTCTATCCATTATGGATTCTGCGATGTATGGTAAGGTGTGAGGATTGGGTAAAGGCCTTatcacattcttgacattggtaaggtttctttccagtatggattctgtgatgtttggtaagCCCTGAGGAATGGGTAAAGGCTTTGCTACATtgttgacattggtaaggtttctctccagtatggattctgtgatgttgagtAAGGTATGAGGATttggtaaaggccttgccacattcttgacattggtaaggtttctctccagtatggattctgtgatgttcaATAAGGGATGAATGCTGGGAAAAacccttgccacattcttgacattggtatggtttctctccagtgtggattctgtgatgtttaaTAAGGTGTGAGTGCTGGgaaaaggccttgccacattcttggcattggtaaggtttctctccagtatggattctgtgatgtttggtaaCAGCTGAGGAatgggtaaaggccttgccacattcttgacagtggtaaggtttctctccagtatggattctgtgatgttcagTAAGGTGCGACAGTTggttaaaggccttgccacattcttggcattggtaaggtttctctccagtatggattctgtgatgtttgaTAAGGACTGAGAAATAGGTAAATGCcctgccacattcttgacattggtatggtttctctccagtatggattctgtgatgtatCTTAAGGTTGGAAGGGAAAGTAAAGGACTTTTCACATTCCTTACACTGGTAAGCTTTCTCTCCAGTATGTATTTGGTGAGGTTGATTAAGGACTGATGTCCGGTTAAAGGCCTtaccacattcttgacattggtaatgTTTTTCTCCAGTATGGGTTCTATGATTTTTGGTAAGGTCTGAAGTGTCAGTAAAGGCCTTACTAAATATGTTACATTTGTTAGGTTTCTCTacagtatggattcggtgatgttcAGTAAGACGTGAGTATTGGGTAAAGGTCATCCCACATTTTTTATGTGAGTTTGTTTTCTGTCCAGATCGAATTAGTCCATGTCCATTTACTGATGAGCCACAATTAAAAGTTTCcccacattcttcacatttgtaAGCGTTGTCCCCAGTGTGCACTTGTTGATGTTGAATTGGTGCTGAGTGCCCGTTGAAGCCTTTGCCACACTCCTTACAAATGTAACCTTTCTGTCCAGTATGGATTGTCTTGTTTATATGTAGTCTTGATGAAAGACTAAGCatgttcccaggttcattgcATGTGTATGGGTTATTTCCCACATGAATCCTCTTTTCATCACCAACATGAAGTGACTGGCTTAgtattttcccacattcattatatttagaAGGCTTCTCTCCCACATGTATGCTCTTAGGTGTAAGAAGGTTGGTGCTTTGATCAAAGAACTCgccatttttaatacattcataaTCGTTCTCTGGAAAAGGAGTCCCCAGATGTCTGTGATGCNNNNNNNNNNNNNNNNNNNNNNNNNNNNNNNNNNNNNNNNNNNNNNNNNNNNNNNNNNNNNNNNNNNNNNNNNNNNNNNNNNNNNNNNNNNNNNNNNNNNGTCCTCAATCTAGTTGTAGATGATGACGCTTAGGTCTTTTACTCACACGATCAATACAAACAAGtagaatgatataaatataacagtttttatttctgagtctaCTATGATGAGGGATACCAAAGGAATATGTTCACCTTCACCACAGAAGGCTGACCAAGTCCCTGCATAGTTTTCATAAGCATCAAGAAAGATTGCtacatgcatttttttgtttagtttttatttttattgtgtgagagagagcatgggcccCATGGTGtaaaagagggagaggcagagacagagaatctgaagcaggctccaggctgtgactgagccacccaggggcccctggaggctACATTTCataaagggtctcatgactgctgGTATGTTTTACCAACTGTTAATATTGAACTGAAAGATGAGCACCAGGGAAATCTTGCAAGAGTAGTGTTACAGGTAGAAATTTAAAGAAACCTTTGTGATCGAGCACGCTATATACCTACACTCCCCCATGAGGGTATAAGCTTCTTACAGCCAAAGTAcagttctttctgcccatgggtcctgtccctgtgccacTTCAATAAACTACTCATTTGTACCACACAGCATCTCAAGAATAGTATCTGGACCATAGTACTTAATGATCCCGTAACATAATATTTCttggaaatcatttattttattggttttttttagatgtttaattttttattgagagaggggACAAATGATGAAGggaggagagtggaggagggaagagagaaaatcccatgagaggcagagagagagtgggaggaagggagggatggggagacagagagagatgtgagactcgaactaatgaaccatgaaaCCGTAACCCAAGTTGGGCTTcatagttaaccaactgagcaatccaggcacATTACAAGCCTTTGTGTtatatgtttacctttttttttttttaaagaaagagagtgggtacaggggaaggacagagagagagagtcaatcCCAAGAGGGCTACTGTTTTCAGGatgagcctcaagatcatgatctacaCCGAAATCAAGACTGGAGatttaaatggctgagccacccagatgcccctctcgaAAGCTCCGGTTTCAATCATCATTTGTGCCCTATGGTACTTCAGATTTTTAAGATGCTCAAACATGTTAATTATgtgattcttctctttctaaaaacacaaaGACGTAAATAGAACAGTATGTCTGAGTCATGaccaagaagtgaaataaaaccGTTGGGCTGGAGATCAGACGGAATGAGAACTCTATTCCCAGAGGTCATTACATCTCCTACACAAAAGTGGGAGCCTTCATTGCCCTTTGGAAACTGATCTGAGTTAggtcaggaataaataaatgctcaagaacGTATTCTTGAGGCCTTTTTGGTGAATGAGGCTGatcttattaaagcacagggacaggatgtGTGGAAAGACTGAGCTGCAGGGTAATTATGAAGAGCCAATGGTTATATAGTTTATGTTGAGTGGtagaaaaagaagtttttaaagggattttcatAGGTTTAAGATGACTCACTGGAACCTGGAAGTCTGGCTATTGTCATGGTAAGCCAGCTTTCTGCATCTGGAAATGCATTAACATTAAAGCAGTTGTAAATATCTTAATGAATATCTTCCTCTGCCAGTCTCAGTTGGTTGCaagttgtaagaaaatttaatgttatctacatttcttttgcctttgttctccccATCAGAAACTACAAGGAAGGGCCGCCTGagtgttcagtcagttaagcatctgactcttgattttagctcaggtcagggtctcatgcTTTTGTGGGTTCTAGCTCCTAATGAGGCGCTGCACTGACCctggggggcctgcttgggattcatgctctctctctgtaacttcactgctcccgctctctctgtctctctcaaaataaataaactttaaacacagacacagacacagacacacacacacacacacacacacacacacaaacatacacacacacagaatgagaaaCTGGGAGAAAGAAGTTTTCAGTATA
Protein-coding sequences here:
- the LOC115281199 gene encoding zinc finger protein 239-like: MLENYGHLLFLGLVLKPDLVFLLERKQELWDVKRKETLGTHTGEKHYQCQECGKAFNRTSVLNQPHQIHTGEKAYQCKECEKSFTFPSNLKIHHRIHTGEKPYQCQECGRAFTYFSVLIKHHRIHTGEKPYQCQECGKAFNQLSHLTEHHRIHTGEKPYHCQECGKAFTHSSAVTKHHRIHTGEKPYQCQECGKAFSQHSHLIKHHRIHTGEKPYQCQECGKGFSQHSSLIEHHRIHTGEKPYQCQECGKAFTKSSYLTQHHRIHTGEKPYQCQQCSKAFTHSSGLTKHHRIHTGKKPYQCQECDKAFTQSSHLTIHRRIHNG